Genomic segment of Xanthomonas sp. DAR 35659:
GCTGGTCAGCGCCAACCGCGCGTTGCCGCGCTATGCCGATGGCGGCCTGCAGGCAGTGCCCGATCGCGTCGCCGCGGCGCGGGACGCCGAGCGTTCGCTGGGGCCGATCGCCGGGCTCGATGCACTGGCCGCAGCCTGCACGACGCCCTGGCTGCTGACCGTGCCGGTCGATCTGTGCGTGGTCCCGCCGGCACTGCCGGCGCTGCTGGTGACCGCCGGCAGCGAAGGAGCCGGCGCCTATGCCGAGGACGACGACGGCGTGCAGCCGCTGGTGGCGCTGTACCGCATCGATGCGTTGCGACCGGCGCTGGCCGCGGCGCTGGCGG
This window contains:
- the mobA gene encoding molybdenum cofactor guanylyltransferase, which codes for MDARREVTLGILAGGRAQRLGGRDKAWLLRDGQPLVQRLAQALAPSLAAVLVSANRALPRYADGGLQAVPDRVAAARDAERSLGPIAGLDALAAACTTPWLLTVPVDLCVVPPALPALLVTAGSEGAGAYAEDDDGVQPLVALYRIDALRPALAAALAAERYAPSALQRQLDMVRVRLPGVVLGNLNTPQDLRAAGILPAP